One Pseudochaenichthys georgianus chromosome 7, fPseGeo1.2, whole genome shotgun sequence DNA segment encodes these proteins:
- the mybpha gene encoding myosin binding protein Ha isoform X1, translated as MPSKPAPMKKSPAKKAAEKAPEPAPEPAPTPAEAPPMDAVPAEAAPAAEGEAAAPAAETPAAEEGAPATEEGAIAADAPAGDAPTADVKAANVPAADATAADSLAADSPAADATTDAAPAEVAVVVEPPKAPTPPPPAVPTSAPLNVSVEDVNETNLTIKWNEPQTIGDSGLDGYTIEYCKDGTTDWVVAQKELTVAHSLCIHNLTTGDLLHVRVVAVNPAGRSEPGTLAQPVPIHEIGERPKVRMPRALRACCVRKVGEQINMVIPFLGKPKPAVSWLKDGKPLDTKRVNIRNSDKDSIIFIRAAERDDSGVYEMSVKVDSFEDRSAIVLQIVERPGNPTSVKLVDAWGFNAALEWTPPQDNGNTEITGYTVQKSDRKTGEWFSVLEHYHRLTATVSDLIMGNSYIFRVFAENQVGISEMSVVTKGVATIYKTAIAYTPPEYLERDYSEAPKFTTPLSNRSATVGYTTKLLCSVRGSPRPQIEWLKNQMVIGNDPKYRKLTNEGICCLEIRKPGNFDGGIYTCRAINPQGEALVSCKLEVKQIIQAESGK; from the exons ATGCCAAGCAAACCTGCACCCATGAAGAAGTCCCCGGCTAAGAAGGCGGCCGAAAAGGCACCTGAGCCCGCCCCGGAGCCTGCCCCGACCCCCGCAGAGGCTCCACCTATGGACGCTGTCCCGGCTGAAGCTGCTCCGGCAGCCGAGGGAGAGGCAGCAGCCCCCGCCGCAGAGACCCCCGCTGCTGAAGAAGGCGCTCCAG CTACTGAAGAAGGTGCCATTGCTGCTGATGCTCCCGCTGGAGACGCTCCTACTGCAGATGTTAAAGCTGCAAATGTTCCAGCTGCAGACGCTACCGCTGCAGATTCTCTTGCTGCAGATTCTCCTGCTGCAGATGCTACCACAGATG CCGCTCCAGCTGAAGTCGCTGTAGTTGTGGAGCCGCCAAAGGCCCCGACACCCCCGCCTCCTGCAG TCCCCACCAGTGCTCCTCTTAACGTATCTGTGGAAGATGTGAACGAAACCAACCTCACCATTAAATGGAACGAGCCACAGACCATCGGAGACTCTGGCCTGGACGGATACACCATCGAGTACTGCAAGGATGGAA CAACAGACTGGGTTGTAGCTCAGAAGGAGTTGACCGTCGCTCACAGCCTCTGCATCCATAACCTGACAACGGGTGACCTGCTGCATGTGCGCGTGGTTGCTGTCAACCCCGCCGGCCGCAGTGAACCTGGGACACTCGCTCAGCCAGTGCCCATCCATGAGATTGGTG AACGTCCCAAGGTCCGCATGCCACGCGCTCTCAGAGCCTGCTGTGTCAGGAAGGTTGGAGAGCAGATCAACATGGTCATCCCCTTTCTT GGAAAGCCCAAACCTGCGGTGTCCTGGCTTAAAGACGGTAAGCCGTTGGACACAAAGAGGGTCAATATCAGGAACAGTGACAAGGACAGCATCATTTTTATCCGCGCGGCGGAGAGGGACGACTCTGGTGTTTACGAGATGTCGGTCAAAGTGGACAGCTTTGAAGACAGATCCGCCATCGTCCTTCAGATTGTGG AGCGGCCCGGCAATCCTACCAGTGTGAAGCTGGTGGACGCCTGGGGCTTCAACGCAGCACTGGAATGGACCCCCCCCCAGGACAATGGCAACACAGAGATCACGGGATACACCGTCCAGAAGTCTGACAGGAAGACCGGG GAATGGTTCTCGGTGCTGGAGCACTACCACAGGCTTACTGCCACCGTCTCAGACCTCATCATGGGCAACTCGTACATCTTCAGAGTGTTCGCTGAGAACCAAGTGGGCATCAGTGAGATGAGCGTTGTCACAAAGGGGGTTGCCACAATCTACAAGACAG CTATTGCTTACACGCCTCCCGAGTACCTGGAGCGTGACTACAGTGAGGCCCCGAAGTTCACCACCCCCCTCAGTAACCGCAGTGCCACGGTGGGATACACCACCAAGCTGCTGTGCTCCGTCCGTGGAAGCCCCAGG CCTCAGATCGAGTGGTTGAAAAATCAGATGGTCATCGGTAACGACCCCAAGTATCGTAAGCTCACTAACGAGGGAATCTGCTGCCTGGAGATCCGTAAGCCCGGCAACTTTGATGGCGGCATATACACCTGCAGAGCCATCAACCCCCAGGGAGAGGCCCTCGTCTCCTGCAAGCTGGAGGTCAAGC AAATTATTCAGGCAGAGTCTGGCAAGTAG
- the mybpha gene encoding myosin binding protein Ha isoform X2 → MPSKPAPMKKSPAKKAAEKAPEPAPEPAPTPAEAPPMDAVPAEAAPAAEGEAAAPAAETPAAEEGAPAAPAEVAVVVEPPKAPTPPPPAVPTSAPLNVSVEDVNETNLTIKWNEPQTIGDSGLDGYTIEYCKDGTTDWVVAQKELTVAHSLCIHNLTTGDLLHVRVVAVNPAGRSEPGTLAQPVPIHEIGERPKVRMPRALRACCVRKVGEQINMVIPFLGKPKPAVSWLKDGKPLDTKRVNIRNSDKDSIIFIRAAERDDSGVYEMSVKVDSFEDRSAIVLQIVERPGNPTSVKLVDAWGFNAALEWTPPQDNGNTEITGYTVQKSDRKTGEWFSVLEHYHRLTATVSDLIMGNSYIFRVFAENQVGISEMSVVTKGVATIYKTAIAYTPPEYLERDYSEAPKFTTPLSNRSATVGYTTKLLCSVRGSPRPQIEWLKNQMVIGNDPKYRKLTNEGICCLEIRKPGNFDGGIYTCRAINPQGEALVSCKLEVKQIIQAESGK, encoded by the exons ATGCCAAGCAAACCTGCACCCATGAAGAAGTCCCCGGCTAAGAAGGCGGCCGAAAAGGCACCTGAGCCCGCCCCGGAGCCTGCCCCGACCCCCGCAGAGGCTCCACCTATGGACGCTGTCCCGGCTGAAGCTGCTCCGGCAGCCGAGGGAGAGGCAGCAGCCCCCGCCGCAGAGACCCCCGCTGCTGAAGAAGGCGCTCCAG CCGCTCCAGCTGAAGTCGCTGTAGTTGTGGAGCCGCCAAAGGCCCCGACACCCCCGCCTCCTGCAG TCCCCACCAGTGCTCCTCTTAACGTATCTGTGGAAGATGTGAACGAAACCAACCTCACCATTAAATGGAACGAGCCACAGACCATCGGAGACTCTGGCCTGGACGGATACACCATCGAGTACTGCAAGGATGGAA CAACAGACTGGGTTGTAGCTCAGAAGGAGTTGACCGTCGCTCACAGCCTCTGCATCCATAACCTGACAACGGGTGACCTGCTGCATGTGCGCGTGGTTGCTGTCAACCCCGCCGGCCGCAGTGAACCTGGGACACTCGCTCAGCCAGTGCCCATCCATGAGATTGGTG AACGTCCCAAGGTCCGCATGCCACGCGCTCTCAGAGCCTGCTGTGTCAGGAAGGTTGGAGAGCAGATCAACATGGTCATCCCCTTTCTT GGAAAGCCCAAACCTGCGGTGTCCTGGCTTAAAGACGGTAAGCCGTTGGACACAAAGAGGGTCAATATCAGGAACAGTGACAAGGACAGCATCATTTTTATCCGCGCGGCGGAGAGGGACGACTCTGGTGTTTACGAGATGTCGGTCAAAGTGGACAGCTTTGAAGACAGATCCGCCATCGTCCTTCAGATTGTGG AGCGGCCCGGCAATCCTACCAGTGTGAAGCTGGTGGACGCCTGGGGCTTCAACGCAGCACTGGAATGGACCCCCCCCCAGGACAATGGCAACACAGAGATCACGGGATACACCGTCCAGAAGTCTGACAGGAAGACCGGG GAATGGTTCTCGGTGCTGGAGCACTACCACAGGCTTACTGCCACCGTCTCAGACCTCATCATGGGCAACTCGTACATCTTCAGAGTGTTCGCTGAGAACCAAGTGGGCATCAGTGAGATGAGCGTTGTCACAAAGGGGGTTGCCACAATCTACAAGACAG CTATTGCTTACACGCCTCCCGAGTACCTGGAGCGTGACTACAGTGAGGCCCCGAAGTTCACCACCCCCCTCAGTAACCGCAGTGCCACGGTGGGATACACCACCAAGCTGCTGTGCTCCGTCCGTGGAAGCCCCAGG CCTCAGATCGAGTGGTTGAAAAATCAGATGGTCATCGGTAACGACCCCAAGTATCGTAAGCTCACTAACGAGGGAATCTGCTGCCTGGAGATCCGTAAGCCCGGCAACTTTGATGGCGGCATATACACCTGCAGAGCCATCAACCCCCAGGGAGAGGCCCTCGTCTCCTGCAAGCTGGAGGTCAAGC AAATTATTCAGGCAGAGTCTGGCAAGTAG